One window of Syngnathus acus chromosome 16, fSynAcu1.2, whole genome shotgun sequence genomic DNA carries:
- the slc9a1a gene encoding Na(+)/H(+) exchanger beta, with product VSFIYRDVSCFPPFAAHLASQDAPHRLANRINLSWFRIVLSSTRLDWLGSRGEVPTNKQPNFVLFFNFNTSPKKCPPAEAPGAARGARAPLYWCFWSSWSSPCCPSEPQLPPRRTVCSGSGGGKHNFTKKGFSRCSALSTSISRSPSRSQLWVPAGFTDELGFHLVPRLPGIVPESCLLILVGLLVGGLIKLAGQKVPPVLDTNLFFFCLLPPIILDAGYFLPIRPFMENLGTILMFAVVGTLWNAFFIGGLLYAVCQIQPNNPSDLHSLELLPCLLFGSIISAVDPVAVLAVFEEIHINELLHILVFGESLLNDAVTVVLYHLFEEYSDAGTVTVLDGVLGVISFFVVALGGILVGAIYGILAAFTSRFTSHTRVIEPLFVFVYSYMAYLSAEMFHLSGIMALIACGAVMRPYVEANISHKSHTTIKYFLKMWSSVSETLIFIFLGVATVDGQHNWNWTFVTVTVVLCLVARVIGVVGLTYIINKFRIVKLTTKDQFIVAYGGLRGAIAFSLGFLLKEEKFPLRNMFLTAIIIVIFFTVFVQGMTIKPLVDLLAVKKKQEAKRSINEEIHTQFLDHLLTGIEDICGHYGHHHWKDKLNRFNKKYVKKCLIAGERSKEPQLIAFYHKLEMKHAIQLVESGVAVNLPSAMPSSVSMQNIQPKKPPPPAKLEERALPQLSKSREEEIRKILRSNLQKTRQRLRSYNRHTLLVDPDDDHIGEFLLKKQKMMVLDKKIQNINNYLTVPAAPPDSPTMCRARLGSGRENDFKPTQQPKGDTVGPDPQAYSTKAAGDSVPTIHVDLASPQSPDSINLLDEFQRSGQAAEEDDDDGGLMMKAPAKPYDQHSEGEMDTTTREKLLRCLSDPGPHAEDEDEDESFLP from the exons GTCTCTTTCATTTACCGTGACGTTTCCTGCTTTCCTCCCTTCGCTGCACACCTGGCTAGCCAAGACGCGCCACACCGACTAGCTAACCGAATAAACCTTTCCTGGTTCCGAATTGTTTTGAGTTCCACACGCCTAGACTGGCTCGGTTCACGTGGCGAAGTTCCAACCAACAAACAGCccaactttgttttgttttttaacttcaaCACCTCCCCTAAAAAATGTCCCCCGGCAGAGGCTCCGGGAGCAGCTCGCGGGGCGCGGGCTCCTTTGTACTGGTGCTTCTGGTCCTCCTGGAGTTCTCCGTGCTGCCCCTCGGAGCCGCAGCTCCCACCGAGACGAACTGTGTGTTCAGGCAGTGGCGGAGGGAAGCACAATTTCACCAAAAAAGGCTTTTCCCGGTGCTCAGCTTTGAGTACAAGCATATCCAGATCCCCTTCGAGATCTCAATTATGGGTCCCTGCTGGCTTCACTGATGAATTAG GTTTCCACCTCGTCCCTCGTCTGCCCGGGATTGTCCCCGAAAGCTGCCTCCTGATCCTGGTGGGCCTTTTGGTGGGTGGGCTCATCAAACTGGCGGGGCAGAAGGTGCCGCCAGTGCTGGACACCAACTTGTTCTTCTTCTGCCTGCTGCCGCCCATCATCCTGGACGCCGGCTACTTTTTGCCCATCCGCCCCTTCATGGAGAACCTGGGCACCATCCTGATGTTCGCCGTGGTGGGCACGCTGTGGAACGCTTTCTTCATCGGCGGGCTGCTGTACGCCGTGTGCCAGATCCAGCCCAACAACCCGTCTGACCTGCACTCGCTGGAGCTGCTGCCCTGCCTGCTCTTCGGGTCCATCATTTCCGCCGTGGACCCGGTGGCCGTGCTAGCCGTCTTTGAGGAGATTCACATCAACGAGCTGTTGCACATCCTGGTCTTTGGCGAGTCGCTGCTCAACGACGCCGTCACTGTA GTGCTGTACCATCTTTTCGAGGAGTACTCTGACGCGGGCACGGTGACGGTGCTGGACGGCGTGCTGGGCGTTATCTCCTTCTTCGTGGTTGCGCTGGGTGGCATCCTGGTGGGAGCCATTTACGGCATCCTGGCGGCGTTCACCTCGCGCTTCACCTCGCACACGCGCGTCATCGAGCCACTCTTTGTCTTCGTCTACAGCTACATGGCCTACCTGTCGGCAGAGATGTTCCACCTGTCCGGGATCATGGC GTTGATAGCATGCGGGGCAGTGATGCGGCCGTACGTGGAGGCTAACATCTCCCACAAGTCGCACACCACCATCAAGTACTTCCTGAAGATGTGGAGCAGCGTGAGCGAGACGCTGATATTTATCTTCCTCGGCGTGGCCACTGTGGACGGCCAGCACAACTGGAACTGGACCTTTGTCACTGTCACCGTCGTCCTGTGCCTGGTGGCGCGGGTCATAG GTGTGGTAGGACTGACGTACATCATCAACAAGTTCCGCATTGTCAAACTGACCACCAAGGACCAGTTCATCGTGGCCTACGGCGGCTTGCGCGGTGCCATCGCCTTCTCCCTGGGTTTCCTGCTGAAGGAGGAAAAGTTCCCTCTGAGGAACATGTTCCTCACcgccatcatcatcgtcatcttcTTCACCGTCTTTGTGCAG GGCATGACGATCAAGCCTCTGgtggacctgctggcggtgaAGAAGAAACAAGAGGCTAAGCGTTCCATCAATGAGGAGATCCACACTCAG TTCCTTGACCACCTCCTGACTGGCATTGAAGATATCTGTGGACATTATGGACATCATCACTGGAAGGACAA ATTGAACCGCTTTAACAAAAAGTACGTGAAGAAGTGCCTCATTGCCGGCGAGCGCTCCAAAGAGCCACAGCTCATCGCCTTCTACCACAAATTGGAGATGAAGCACGCCATCCAGCTAGTGGAGAGCGGCGTCGCCGTCAATCTGCCCTCTGCCATGCCCTCCAGTGTCTCCATGCA AAACATCCAGCCCAagaagccgccgccgcctgccAAGCTCGAGGAGCGAGCTCTGCCTCAGCTATCTAAAAGCCGGGAGGAGGAGATCCGCAAGATCCTCCGCAGTAACCTTCAGAAAACGCGGCAGAGG CTGCGCTCCTACAACCGCCACACCCTGTTGGTTGACCCCGATGACGACCACATAGGTGAATTCCTCCTCAAGAAGCAGAAGATGATGGTCCTGGATAAGAAG atccaaaacataaataacTACCTGACGGTGCCCGCCGCTCCCCCCGACTCGCCGACCATGTGCAGAGCCAGACTGGGGTCAG GCAgagaaaatgatttcaaacCCACTCAGCAGCCCAAAGGGGACACTGTCGGTCCAG ACCCTCAAGCCTACAGCACAAAGGCAGCGGGCGACAGTGTTCCCACCATCCATGTGGACCTGGCCTCCCCTCAGTCGCCCGACTCGATCAACCTCTTGGATGAGTTTCAGCGGTCTGGCCAGGCGgcggaggaggacgacgacgacggcgGCCTGATGATGAAAGCGCCCGCCAAGCCCTACGACCAGCACAGCGAGGGCGAAATGGACACCACCACCAGAGAGAAGCTGTTGAGGTGTCTGAGTGACCCGGGGCCCCACGCCGAGGACGAAGACGAGGACGAATCCTTCCTGCCTTAA